A stretch of the Bradyrhizobium arachidis genome encodes the following:
- a CDS encoding DUF3095 domain-containing protein: MTSASSFYGSIPVFRGFAKLMDPALYSRVPDDWTIGVADIVDSTKAIAAQRYKAVNMAGAAVIAGITNALEGREFPFVFGGDGASFAVAPGDLERAREALAATATWVREDLDLKMRVALVPVSAIRAQGLDVRVARFGPSANLSYAMFSGGGLGWAEAAMKRGEFAVAEAPDGTQPDLSGLSCRFEEIPASRGLILSVLVVPARGADPAAFRKAIEDILTLVERSPDAGRPVPPQGPPLKWPPQGLDYEARAQRGGSLLRRRLGVLAYTLFAYVIVRFDLKVGGFVPKVYTQQVVENSDFRKYDDGLRMILDCTPELERGLSERLAAAAANGIVRYGLHRQDAAMMTCFTPSALRSDHVHFIDGARGGYATAATALKAMAAA; encoded by the coding sequence ATGACATCAGCGTCCAGTTTCTACGGCAGCATCCCCGTCTTCCGCGGCTTCGCCAAGCTGATGGACCCCGCGCTCTATTCGCGCGTGCCCGACGACTGGACCATTGGGGTCGCCGACATCGTCGATTCCACCAAGGCGATCGCCGCGCAGCGCTACAAGGCGGTCAACATGGCCGGCGCCGCCGTCATCGCAGGGATCACCAATGCGCTGGAGGGGCGGGAATTCCCCTTCGTGTTTGGCGGCGACGGCGCCAGTTTTGCGGTCGCCCCTGGCGATCTCGAACGCGCCCGCGAGGCGCTAGCCGCGACCGCGACCTGGGTGCGGGAGGATCTGGATCTGAAGATGCGCGTCGCGCTGGTGCCGGTGAGCGCGATCCGCGCGCAGGGACTCGACGTGCGCGTCGCGCGGTTCGGGCCGTCGGCGAACTTGTCCTATGCGATGTTCTCCGGCGGCGGCCTTGGCTGGGCGGAAGCCGCGATGAAGCGCGGCGAGTTCGCGGTCGCGGAGGCGCCGGATGGCACGCAGCCGGATCTCTCCGGCCTGTCATGCCGATTCGAGGAGATTCCGGCTTCGCGCGGCCTGATCCTGTCGGTGCTGGTGGTGCCGGCGCGCGGCGCTGATCCGGCAGCCTTCCGCAAGGCGATCGAGGACATCCTCACGCTGGTCGAACGCAGCCCGGATGCGGGGCGGCCGGTGCCGCCGCAGGGGCCGCCGCTGAAATGGCCGCCGCAGGGGCTCGACTACGAGGCGCGCGCGCAGCGCGGCGGCTCGCTGCTGAGGCGCCGCCTCGGCGTGCTGGCCTATACGCTGTTCGCCTATGTGATCGTGCGCTTCGATCTCAAGGTCGGCGGCTTCGTGCCAAAAGTCTACACGCAGCAGGTGGTGGAGAACTCGGACTTCCGCAAATATGACGACGGGTTGCGCATGATCCTCGACTGCACGCCGGAGCTCGAGCGCGGATTGAGCGAGCGTCTCGCCGCGGCGGCGGCGAACGGCATCGTCCGTTACGGGCTGCACCGCCAGGACGCGGCGATGATGACCTGCTTCACGCCGTCGGCGCTGCGCAGCGATCACGTCCACTTCATCGATGGCGCGCGAGGCGGCTATGCGACGGCGGCAACCGCGCTGAAGGCGATGGCGGCGGCTTGA
- a CDS encoding SDR family NAD(P)-dependent oxidoreductase yields the protein MRNVLVTGGSRGIGLAIAKRLAGTGFNVIAAARRESEELLAAKSEADGRLHFRACDLAVIDAIPAFAKLLRDEFGPIYGLINNAGLGTEGLLATMHNSEIEALVQLNVLSPIILSKYVVRQMMADGEGRIINISSIIASTGYNGLSVYGATKAAATGFTRSLAREVGKVGITVNAIAPGFIDTELTHNLSDEGRKRIAGRSALRRLPDTDDVARMVEYLLGEGGRNVTGTVFTIDAGNTA from the coding sequence ATGCGTAACGTTCTCGTCACCGGCGGCAGCCGCGGCATCGGCCTAGCGATCGCGAAGCGTCTCGCGGGCACCGGCTTCAACGTCATCGCGGCTGCGCGGCGCGAGAGCGAGGAGCTGCTGGCTGCAAAGAGCGAGGCGGACGGCCGCCTGCATTTCCGCGCCTGCGACCTCGCTGTCATCGACGCGATCCCAGCCTTCGCGAAATTGCTCCGCGACGAATTTGGCCCGATCTACGGCCTCATCAACAATGCCGGCCTCGGCACCGAAGGCCTGCTCGCGACCATGCACAATTCCGAGATCGAGGCGCTGGTGCAGCTCAACGTGTTGTCGCCGATCATCCTGTCGAAATACGTCGTGCGGCAGATGATGGCTGACGGCGAGGGGCGCATCATCAACATCTCCTCGATCATCGCCTCCACCGGCTATAACGGCCTGTCGGTCTATGGCGCGACCAAGGCGGCCGCGACCGGCTTTACCCGCTCGCTCGCGCGCGAGGTCGGCAAGGTCGGCATCACCGTGAATGCAATCGCGCCGGGCTTTATCGACACGGAGCTGACGCACAATCTGTCGGACGAAGGCCGCAAGCGCATCGCAGGCCGCAGTGCATTGCGCCGTTTGCCCGATACCGATGACGTCGCGCGCATGGTGGAATATCTGCTGGGTGAGGGCGGCCGCAACGTCACCGGCACGGTGTTCACCATCGATGCGGGCAATACGGCTTAA